The DNA sequence GGTGCAAATACTCCCAAAAGGCAATGGAATGTTAGCATTCAGATATATTTCATGGCACTATATAAAATATTTTTTGATTATACTGATAGCTTTGGTTCTGTTTGTTGTCGGTTTTGACTATATGGGCAGTGCCCAGGATTTATCCAAGTCATCGGCAAACCTTATTTTGATTTATCTGGTGTACAAATCATTTTCTGCCATAGATATTTTACTGCCAATCGCACTGGTATTTGGAATGATATCTACAAAAATATATCTTATCCGCTCCAATGCACTTGTTTCATTCTTTTCTTTGGGATATTCAAGAGTAGATGTTTTGCGTCCCTTTGTTCTTGTTTCTACCGCTGTTATTGTTCTGTTTATAGCGCTGCATGCGTGGTCGAATTTTGCCAGAGCAGAAGAGTTTTCCAGAAATATTAAAAAGAATTCACAATATTTAAGTCCCACACGCGATCTTTTTTTTGCGTACAAGGGAAAGTATATATATTTTTCAAAACTGCTTCCTTTGCAGGAAACTGCGAAGAATATTCGTGTGTTTAGTGTTACAAATGAGTCTTTAAAAGAAGTGGTTGTTGCCAAGTCAGCCAGATACATAGATAACTACTGGTTTATCAGGCAGGCTGACATTATTACAAAGCCTGATGATTTGTCTCTTGCCTCACCCGGAATAAAAGTCACTAAAGCAAAAGATTTGAAAATTTTAGAAGGGTTTCGCCCTAAAATGCTTGACCAGGTATATGAGGGAAAAGTGAACTTTACAATTATAGATGCCGTGGATGCTATGCTTTTACTGAATAAACAAAACATTAATACGGATAATATCAAGTCAGCACTTTATAAAATATTTATCTATCCTTTTTTTGTTCCGTGTCTCATTGTTATAATATTTTTCTTTGTCCCAATGAGTGTACGATTTTTGAATGTTTCTCTTTTTACATTTGGTGCAATCCTGGCAACGTTGCTCACCTGGGGAATTCTCTTTTTTCTGATAAAGCTTGCAAACAATAAAGTGATACCGAGTGAAGTCGGGATAGTTCTTCCTGTTGCGATATTGGCTCTATTGGCCTTTTTTCAGTGGTATAGACACAGAACACTACTGTCTTAGGCACTTCTAAGCACATTTTAGATAAAATTATCTAAAAAATATTTGGAATTTTTATGATTGATTTTAAAGCATTGGCAGATGAGTATGGAACACCCTTGTACGTATATGATTTTGATTATATGTCCGCACAGTATACAGAGTTAAAAGAAGCATTCAGGGGACGTAAGTCTATTATTGCTTATGCAGTAAAAGCAAATTCAAATTTAAGTGTTGTTCGTCATTTTGCAAAAATGGGCAGTGGTGCTGACTGTGTTTCTATCGGTGAAGTGCGTCGTGCTCTTTTGGCAGGAATTCCCGCATATAAAATTATATTTTCTGGTGTCGGCAAAAGTGATGAGGAGATACGTGAAGCGATAGAAAAAGATATTTTATATATCAATGTTGAAAGCGAAGCGGAGCTTGATCGGGTTGAGGCTATTGCAGAGAGACTGGACAAGCCTTCACGCATAAGTATCAGAGTGAATCCCAATATTGACCCGCAGACACATCCTTATATCTCTACCGGACTGCATGACAATAAATTTGGTGTGGATCTCTCAAGTGCTAAACGTATGTATATCAAGGCTAAAAATTCTCAATATTTGGACCCTGTCGGTATTCATTTTCATATAGGCTCACAACTGACACAATTGCAGCCGATAAGAGAAGCTGCCGAAATAGTTGCAGATTTGGTGCGTTCACTGCAGGCTATTGATATAGAGTTGAAGTTTTTTGATGTTGGTGGCGGACTTGGCGTCAAATATGATAATGAAGAGACGATAAAACCATATGATTATGCACAGGCAATTTTAGGAACACTTACGGCACTTGATTTGACGATTCTTTGTGAACCGGGCAGGTTTTTGACGGCAAATGCAGGATACTTTGTGACGAGAGTTCTCTATGAAAAACAAAATGGTGATAAAAAATTTGTTGTTGTTGACGGTGCAATGAATGATCTGCTGCGTCCGTCACTCTATAATGCATATCATAAGATAGAAGCAATTACAGACAATAATGGTCCGGTGAGAGAAGTAGACATAGTCGGTCCGGTGTGTGAAAGCGGTGACTTTTTTGCGAAAAACTATCCTCTGCCGGAGCTAAAGAGAAATGATTTGCTTGTGATTCACAGTGCCGGTGCCTATGGATTTGGAATGGGGAGCAATTACAATACACGTGGACGAAGTGCGGAAGTCGCTGTTGAAAACTCCAAAGCAAGACTTATCAGAAAAAGAGAGTGCTTTGAAGATCTTATCTGTCTAGAACAAGAATTTTTAGTAGACTAAAATGTATTTTATAGATGTGCAGGGAACGCTTATCAGTGATGAAGACAAATCTCCAATAGATGGAAGCAGGGAGTTTATACAAATGCTCAATCGTGAGCATATTCCTTATATGATCATAACAAATAATACAAAAAAAGCATCACAGAATTTTTTGGCATATCTAAACAGACTGGGTTTTGAATTTGACGCGACAAAGTACCTTGATCCTTTAATGCTTCTGGAATCCCGTGTCGAAAAAGAGGCTGTGGCTGCATATGGTGCAAAAGAGTTTTTACAAACACTGCAAAGCATGGGATACAAACTTGACTACACAAACCCCAAAACCGTACTGATTGCCATAAAAGAGGATTTTTCTGCGGATGAATATGCACAAATGATAGATTTTTTACTTGATGGTGCGAAACTTGTCGGTATGCATGAGACATCTATTTATGCAAAAAACAACAGGCGCTACCCTGGAGTAGGTGCGATTTTGAAGATGCTTGAATTCGCGACAAGCTGTTCTTATGATGTTGTAGGCAAACCAAGTCAGGCATTTTACAATGAAGCACTTAAAAGAATTAAAAGACAAAATCCTGCCGCAGATTTTCAAAACATAACTATTATCAGTGATGATGTAAAAGGTGATTTGGGCGGAGCAAAAGAGCTTGGTATGAAAACACTCTTTGTAACAAGCGGAAAATATAAAAGTGCCGAGGAAATTGTCCCTTTTTTAAAAGAAGCAAATATCCCCGATTTTATATATAAAAATATGCAGGATATTTTAATCCGCCACAAGATGGAGCAATAATGAAAACTTTAGATGACTGTAGAGAAGCGATAGATGCGATCGACAATGAGATGCTTACACTGTTGAATAAGCGTATGAAAGTTGTCCAGAGAGTCGGAGAAATCAAAAAAGAGACCGGTGGCGCAATCTATAGACCAGAACGTGAAAAAGCAATTATTGACAGACTGGTTTCTTTGAATGAAAAAGAGGGCGGACTGTTAAATAACAAAGCGATAGAAGCAATATTTTTAGAAATTTTTGCTGTGGCAAGAAATTTGGAACTGCCGGAACGTATAGCCTATTTGGGGCCTGAAGGGAGTTTTACGCATCAGGCGGCTGAGAGCCGTTTTGGGGCTATGAGTGACTATCTTTCGTTAAATTCTATCGCTTCTGTATTTAAAACACTTGAATCCGGCCGTGCCAAATTTGCAGTTGTGCCTATTGAAAATTCCCGTGACGGAATTGTTGGAGAGACACTTGATCTGCTTGCAAAAAGTCCTATGAAAATTGTTGCAGAACTTTATATGCCGATACACATGTCTTTTGCAACAAAGGCGGAAAAACTTGAGGATATTACAAAAATCTACTCAAAAGACAAAGGCTTTGGGCAGTGTCGGGAATTTTTAAATGAACATGGTTTGATCAATGTTGAACTGATCCCGGTAGAATCGACGGCAAAAGCAGCCATTTTGGCGGCACGTGAGCCAAATTCGGCTGCAATATGTTCTCATATTGCAGCAAAACTGTATGGACTTCCTACTCTGTTTGAAAACATTGAAGATGCCATAGACAATACAACGCGTTTCGTCATTTTAAGTGATTTTAAAAATTCTGTCAGCGAGAATGATAAAACTTCGATACTGGTACGATTAAAAGACGCTGTTGAAGCTGGTTCTCTGGTGCGTTTTTTACAGGATTTTGAAGAAGAGAAGATAAATCTTTCAAAAATTGAGTCTCGTCCCTCAAGAGACAAAGGTGGTTTTGGCTACTGGTTTTATATAGACTTTTATGGTCATATAGATGAGGAAAAGATTCAAAAAGTCATACAGAAACATAAAGACGAAGTCACTTGGCTTGGAAGTTACGTAAAGGGTGAAGAGTGAAATTTAATAAAAAACTACAAAATATCAAAACTTATGAGGCGGGCAAGCCTATAGAACTTGTCGTACGTGAATTCGGCATAGAACCAAAAGATATTGTAAAACTTGCTTCAAATGAAAATCCGTATGGATGCTCCCCCAAAGTACAAAGTGCCGTGGCAAAAATTCTACCGAATATGGCACTTTATCCTGATGACAGTATGCTTAAACTTAAAAATGCGTTAACAAAAAAATATGCAACAGAGCACAAAAATCTTATTATCGGCAGCGGAAGTGACCAGGTTATAGAATTTATTATGCATGCAAAAGCTGATGAAAATTCCAAAATACTGATGAACAGTGTGACTTTCGCAATGTATGAGATTTATGCGAAACATGTCGGGGCAGAGATTGTGAGAACTGCATCACAGGAGCATGATTTAGATGAATTTTATGGGCTTTATAAAGAGACAAATCCTGCGATAATTTTTTTGTGCACACCGAATAACCCGACAGGGGATGCAATAGATGCAGACAAATTGATGAAGTTTATAGAAAAAATCGACAATGATACTTTGGTTGTTGTAGACGGTGCCTATATGGAATATGCTGCATATAAAGACAAAAGTAAAAAAATCATGCCTCAAGAGTTGGTTGAAAAATTTGAAAATGTCATTTATCTGGGTACTTTTTCAAAAGCCTACGGACTTGGAGGCATGCGTGTCGGGTATGGTATTTCGTCAGAAAATATTATAAAAGAACTGTATAAACTGAGACCGCCTTTTAACATAACGACATTGTCGCTTGAAGCTGCCAGTGTTGCACTTGAAGATGAGGAATTTGTAAATAATTGTATCGCTTTAAATTTCCAGGAGATGAAACGCTATGAAGAGTTTGCAAATGAGCAAAAAATAGATATAATAGAGAGTTATACAAACTTTGTTACTTTATGCCTGAATAACACACAAAATTCGACAGAAATTTCTAATGCTTTATTGCGTAAAGGAATGATAGTACGGGATTTAAGTGGTTATGGGTTGAATGCAATTCGTGTAACTGTCGGAACAAAAGAGCAAAACAGCCGTTTTTTTGAACTTGCATCACTGTTATTATAAAATTTAAGATGGGAAGTTGATGGATTTTAAAGTACTTTTTTCGCAATTATCAGTTTTGTATGCAAAACTTACAAAACAGCAAAAAATGATTATAGCAGCTGCTGTAATAGGTATTGTTGCTTTTTTGATTTTTTTAGTTGTTTTTACTGCTAAAAAAACCTCACTTGACAGATATGAAGTACTTTTTGATTCTCTGACACCCTCTGAAGCTGCAAAAGTTGTAGAACAGCTTGATAAAGATAATATTCCTTATAAAATTGAAGCAAACAATGTTATCAAAGTGCCTCGTGATATTGTGTACAAAGAGAGGATTTCTATTGCCTCTTTGGGTATTCCAAAAAACAGAGGCGTGGGATTTGAACTTTTTGACAAACAGGAATTCGGTGCTACAAATTTTGATCAAAAAATCAAGCATCTGCGCGCATTGGAAGGTGAACTCTCCCGTACTATCAGTGCACTTTCACCTGTAGAAAAAGCAACAGTGAGCCTTGCTCTGCCGAAAGAGACTCTTTTTGTCTCCAAACAGGTTGATCCGACAGCCTCTGTAATGGTGCAGCTGGTTGAGGGAAGGATGCTTACTTCCAAGCAAATCAGGGGAATTAAAAATCTTGTCGCAGCAGCTGTGCCAAAACTAAAACCTTCTAATGTAATGTTGATTGACAGTGACGGCGTAACACTTGGTGATGACGATGAAATGGCGCAGATGAGTGAACTCTCTATTGCTCAGCAAAAATATAAAATAAAAGAAGAGAAAAAAAAGCAGGAAAAAATCATTGATGTCATCGCACCTTTTGTAGGCGGCAGTGACAAGGTTGTGGCACAGGTAACCATAGAATTTGATTTTTCACAAAAAAACTCTACTTCCGAAAAATATGATCCTGAAAATGTTGTGCGAAGCGAACAGGTTAATGAAGAAAAAAGAGAAGGAAGTGCCCCAAAAGAAGTCGGAGGCGTTCCTGGAACGGTAAGCAACATTGGTCCGGTACAGGGACTTGCCTCAAATAAAATGGTGGAGAAATATTCAAAAAACTCCGGCACAACGAATTATGAAGTCGGAAAAACCGTCAGCACTACAAAGAGTCAGTTTGCAAGAATCAAAAGGATAACGGCTGCAGTTGTCGTTGACGGAAAATACAAACCAAAACTGGACAAAGAGGGGAATCCAACTGATGAGATGGAGTATGTGCCTTTGGATGCTGCGGACATAAATGCCTTAACCTCTCTTGCCAGTCGTTCTATCGGTATTGATCCTAAAAGAGGCGATCAAATCAGTGTACAAAATTTGCAGTTTGAAAGAGCATCTGTAAGCGGAGGGGCTCAGGGAGTCAACAAAGCTATTGCATTCAGTGAAACATATTTGGCTCCATTTTCCGGTTTGCTGAAATATCTGTTTGTGTTTATCCTGTTGTTTGTTTTGTACAAAAAAGTCATTGCTCCGTTTGCGGATAAGATGCTTGAAGTGTCAAAAGAAGAAGAAGAACTTGTTGCGCCTTCACTGGAACTGGATGAAGAAGAGGGCGATGATTTGGTCGAAAAAGTACAAAAAATGCGTAAAAAAGTTGAAGAGCAACTTGGTATGGGAAGTAATTTTAATGAAGATGACCTCAAACATGAGGTTATCCTGGAAAAAGTAAAAACTATGGCGGAGGATAGACCTGAAGAGGTGGCTTCTTTGCTGGAGGCTCTTTTGAGTGAAGAGTCTGAAGTTCCATCTAAAGAGAGGAAGTAAGTATGGCTACTTTAACACAGCAGCAACAGGCCGCACTTGATGAAATGAGTATGGCAGAAAAAATTGCCATACTTCTGCTGCAGTTGGGTGAAGACGCAACAGCGGCAATATTTTCAAATATGGGTGTTGAGGCTATTACTGAAATATCAAAATATATTGCAGCAAACAGAACTATTGACAAGGCAATAGCAACTGCTGTTTTAGAAGAGTTTCATGCGATATTTCAGTCGGGTCAGTATATGACATCAGGCGGTATGGAGTATGCAAGAGAACTGCTCTACAGAACACTCGGTCCCGAAGAGGCAAAAAAGATTTTAGACAAACTCTCAAAAAGCATGCAAAATACACAAAACTTTGCCTATCTTTCAAAAATCAAACCACAACAGCTTTCAGACTTTATTATCAATGAACATCCACAAACAATTGCTTTGATTTTGGCACATATGGACCCTACTGAGGCTGCCGACACATTGCAGTATTTTCCGGATGATTTGCGAAGTGAAGTTGCGATGCGTATGGCAAAACTCGGAGACATTTCCCCTTCGGTTATCAAACGGGTTTCTGCTGTTCTTGAATCAAAACTTGAATCGCTTGCTTCTTATAAAGTAGAAGTTGGCGGAACACGTGCGGTTGCAGATATCTTTAACCGCCTTGGTGCAAAAAGCTCTAAAGCGACTTTGGCAAATATTGAGCAGGTCGATGAAGAGTTGGCAACACAGATTAAAGAGATGATGTTTACTTTTGAAGATATTGTGACTTTGGACAAGAATTCTATTGCAGAGATTTTAAAGGCTGTAGACAAAGCAGAATTGATGCTGGCACTCAAATCTGCTCCGGAAGAGTTAAAAGAGAAGTTTTTCTCTGCAATGAGTGAGCGGGCTCGAGAAGCCTTTGAAGAAGAGATGCAGTTCCTGGGAGCAGTCAAAATGAAAGATGTTGAGGCGGCTCAGAGAAAAATTGTGGAAGTGGTCAATCAGTTGGCTGAAGCGGGAACTATCCAAATGGGCTCCAGCGAAGAGATGATAGAGTAAAAAATGGCAACTATAATATCTGAAAATGAAATTAACGAGCATAATGTGCAAAAATACAGTTTTAAAGTTATTGCAATGGGCTCAAAAGAAGAGCAAAAAAAAGAAAACAAGGTATTTACACAAGAAGACAATCCAAAGGCAAGAGCTTCGGATGTTGATTCGAGTGCTCTGAGTACGAGTTCAAAAGATTCGCTTATAGAGTCTTTAATGAAAAAAACAGATGAAATGTCATCAAACTTTATAAAATTGCAAATGAGACTCGAAGCCAAAGAAGAAGAGTTTCAAGAAGAACTGAAAAAAGCCAGGGAAGAGGCTTTTGCTGAAGGCTTGAAGGCCGGAGAGGCAAAAGCAAGAGAAGAGATCGACAAAACACTGCGTAGTAAACTCGAGCTTTTGACAAACTCCATACAAAAACTTGAAGAGAGTGCGAGTGAATTTGAAAAAGCTTTAGAAGGGATAAAGAACGAATTGCTGCATGCGGCCATAGACATTGCAAAAGAGGTTGTACAGATTGAAGTCAGTGAAAATTCCTCACAGATTGCTAAAAAACTCAGTGATGAGTTGATACAGGAATTACAAAATGCTTCTAAAATAACACTGAAGGTCAATCCAAAAGATCACAGCGCTATCGCAGAACATTTTACCAAACTTGAGCATGTAAAAGTTTTGCCTGAAAGTGCAGTAAGTGAAGGCGGTGTTATAGTTTTGAGTGATGCAGGCAATATTGATGCACAAATATCAAAAAGATTTGAGAGAGTAAAAAAGGCAGCTTTAAGTGAGTAGAATGAATATAAAAGAGAAAAGTATTAAAGAGCTTGAAGCTCTCAGTGAAGATATAAGAAAACGAATTTTGGAAGTTGTGAGTAAGAATGGCGGACATTTGAGTTCTACTCTCGGGGCTACAGAGATAATTGTGGCAATGCATAAAGTATTTGATTCTCAAAAGGATCCTTTTATCTTTGATGTATCACACCAGGCGTATGCCCACAAACTGCTTACAGGAAGATGGGAAGAATTTGATACACTCAGACAGTTTAACGGAATATGCGGTTATACAAAACCAAGCGAAAGCAGCGATGACTATTTTGTGGCAGGACACAGTTCCACTTCAATATCTTTGGGAGTCGGGGCTGCAAAAGCCATAGCGCTTAAAGGTCAGCAAAATGAACGTATTCCCGTGGTGCTTATCGGTGACGGTTCTATGACGGCAGGTATGGTGTATGAGGCGTTAAATGAGTTGGGTGAGAGAAAGTACCCGATGATTATTATTTTAAATGATAATGAGATGAGCATAGCAAAACCTATTGGTGCAATCAGCAGAATGCTCAGCTCTGCCATGGCATCTCCTTTTTACCAAAGATTTAAAAAAAATACGGAGAGTTTTGTCGACAACTTTGGTGACGGTGCCAGATATATTGCAAAGCGCATGGAAGAATCTTTGAAGCTCATTACTCCGGGCATACTCTTTGAAGAGATGGGGATTAACTATATAGGTCCAATAGACGGGCACAATATTGCACAACTTGTAGAGATACTCAAAACGGCAAGAAAATTAAACGAACCGGTTATAATTCATGCACAGACTCTTAAAGGGAAAGGGTATGAAATTGCAGAAGGCAAAGAAGAAAAATGGCATGGTGTCGGTCCGTTTGATCTCTCCAGCGGAAGTTCTGCCAAAAAAGCCGCAACAAAAAGCGCTACACAGATATATACCGAGTCTCTTCTTTCTTTGTGTGAAAAAAATGAGAAGATCGTCGGTGTTACAGCAGCAATGCCAAGCGGTACAGGGCTAAGTGAGCTTATAAAAAAATATCCGACACGTTTTTGGGATGTGGCTATTGCAGAACAGCATGCCGTGACTTCTATGGCAGCACTGGCAAAAGAGGGATTTAAACCTTTTTGCAGTATTTATTCTACATTTTTGCAGCGTGCCTATGATCAGGTAATTCACGATACCTGCTTGATGGATCTGCCTGTTGTATTTGCACTTGACCGTGCCGGAATTGTTGGAGAAGACGGAGAAACCCACCAGGGTGTATTTGATGTCAGTTATTTGCGGACTATTCCAAATATGACACTGTTTGCACCTAGAGATGAGAAGAGTTTTCATCAGGCAATGGGTTTTGCCGCAAAATATGAGCATCCGTGTTCTTTGCGTTATCCCAGGGGTTCTTTTACAGAAACTGATTTGCCTGAGTCTGCACCTTTTGAACTTGGAAAATCCCAGCTTTTACAGACGGCAAAGAGCAATATTCTTTTTATCGGTTACGGAAATGGTGTCGGACGGGCATATCAAACAGCACAATACATGAAAGAAGATGTAAGTATTCTCGATTTACGTTTTGTAAAACCGCTTGATGAAGAGATGCTCAAAGATTTGTCAAACAGGTATAACAAATGGTTTGTTTTTTCAGATACGGCAAAGTATGGCGGTGTCGGCTCTGCAATTTTAGAGTTTTTGGCAAAGGAGAATATTTTAAATATATCCGTTGTATCCTTTGAATACGAGGATGCATTTATCACACACGGCAATACAAGAGTTGTAGAAGAGTCTTTAGAACTCTTGCCTGAACAACTGGCAAAAAAAGTCACAAACCATAAACCTTAGTAATCTACTATGTTTACTTGACTTTAAACGACTTCTTTATTATTATTCCAGCAATCAATACAAGGAGTCGGCATGAGTCAAAAGTCCTGTCCTATATCATTTATCAAAGTTGATGCAAATATTGTCAGAATTAATGCATCTTATATTTTACTGCTTTTCAGTCTTTATCTTAGTACATCATACAGGGGTATTGTGCTTTTTTTAATTGCAGATTTTATGATAAGACTTTTTATTAACAAAAACTACAGCCCTTTGTACTTCCTGTCTGCAAGAACTAAAGAGCTGTTACATGTAAAGAGTAAATTTGAAGATGCTGCAGCTAAAAGACTGGCTACATATTTTGGGTTGATATTTTTAGTATTTATAGTATTATTTGATCTATTGCATGCACAAATGCTGTTTTATATTATGAGTGGTGTTTTTCTTGTATGTCTGTTTTTGGAAGTTGCTTTTAACTACTGTCTGGGATGCAAAATGTATTATTTATATAAAAGATTTATGTAATGGTAGGCGTGTCTACAAAAAGCCTGTATGGCGTTGCAGCAATGCATGCGTTGTACAATTCTCCCAGAAACAAGCTGATGCAGATAAAAGAGATAGCTGCGATGACGCAAATTTCGCACGGTTACCTTGAACAAATTCTTTCAAGCTTGAAAAAGCACGGCTTTGTTGTAAGTATAAGAGGTGTAAACGGAGGGTATAAACTGGCCACAGATGCTTCTAATATTATCGTTCTAGATATTGTAGAAGCCTTGGAAGGAGAACTTTTTGTAGTAGGGCAAAATGTTGGAGCAAGTGTAGTGCTGGACTCTTTTTGGAAAGATATTCAGGAGAAAGTCCGTGCTGTTTTTCATGTAAAACTCTCTGAACTTGACAAGGCATATGCAACATATTTTTATGAAATTTAAAGCATAATAATCCCTGCAAATCTTCCGGTAGGGTTGTTTTTTCTGTAAGAATAAAATCTGTCAGAATGACAACAGTTGCAAATATCTGATATCTCAATATTCTTGGCTAAAACACCTGCTGCACAGAACTGTTTCTGGAGTATTGCTCTGATATCCAGGTAGAATTTCTTTCCTTTTTTATCAACAGCATAACTGACTTCTTTCTCTTTTGCCTCTTTGTAAATCTGTTCATTTATTTTATAACATTTCTGACATATTGCAGGTCCGACGGTGACTAGAAGATCCTTCATATCAGATGCGAAACTCCTGACAAAACTGTTAAGAACATTTTGAACAATATTTTCAAAGGCTCCTGCTCTGCCGGCATGTGCTGCAGCAATGACATTTTGTTTGGGATCATAAAAAAGGATCGGAGAACAGTCGGCTGCCATTACCAGCAGAGGGGTGTTTTTTTTATTTGTAATCACTGCGTCACAGGTAGGAGGATTGAAAAAGTTGTCGTTTTTATCAACTGTTTTTACAATATTTGAGTGAATCTGTTTCATGTGTACAAGTGCTTTATAGTCATAATGGAGCTTTTTTGCCAAAGTTTTATGATTTTGCAGTACATTTTTTGGATTATCCTGAACATGAAAGGCTAAATTCCCGCTTTCCTTACATGTAAAGGCATGTGTGAGTTTTGAGTAGTTGTTTAATAATTTACTTTGATAAAATTTCATATAATGATTATAACATAAGCCATGATAAATAGAAAAAGGAAAAATATTGAGTAAACTAAGTATGTACCCGGTCACACTTGATGGAGAAAATATTGAGAAAAAACGCAAAGAGATACGCGAGTACTTCCATAATACCTTTGATCTGTTTGAAAAAGTTTTTGAATTGTTGCAAGATGAGTCTGTGTTTTACAAGAAAAGCGAACCGACCCGTCATCCAATGATATTTTATTTTGGACATACAGCGACCTTTTTTGTAAACAGACTTGTAAGTATGCAAATAATTTATGAAAGAATAAATCCTGAATTTGAGTCTCTGTTTGCTGTAGGCGTGGATGAAATGC is a window from the Sulfurimonas hydrogeniphila genome containing:
- the hisC gene encoding histidinol-phosphate transaminase, whose amino-acid sequence is MKFNKKLQNIKTYEAGKPIELVVREFGIEPKDIVKLASNENPYGCSPKVQSAVAKILPNMALYPDDSMLKLKNALTKKYATEHKNLIIGSGSDQVIEFIMHAKADENSKILMNSVTFAMYEIYAKHVGAEIVRTASQEHDLDEFYGLYKETNPAIIFLCTPNNPTGDAIDADKLMKFIEKIDNDTLVVVDGAYMEYAAYKDKSKKIMPQELVEKFENVIYLGTFSKAYGLGGMRVGYGISSENIIKELYKLRPPFNITTLSLEAASVALEDEEFVNNCIALNFQEMKRYEEFANEQKIDIIESYTNFVTLCLNNTQNSTEISNALLRKGMIVRDLSGYGLNAIRVTVGTKEQNSRFFELASLLL
- the fliG gene encoding flagellar motor switch protein FliG, producing the protein MATLTQQQQAALDEMSMAEKIAILLLQLGEDATAAIFSNMGVEAITEISKYIAANRTIDKAIATAVLEEFHAIFQSGQYMTSGGMEYARELLYRTLGPEEAKKILDKLSKSMQNTQNFAYLSKIKPQQLSDFIINEHPQTIALILAHMDPTEAADTLQYFPDDLRSEVAMRMAKLGDISPSVIKRVSAVLESKLESLASYKVEVGGTRAVADIFNRLGAKSSKATLANIEQVDEELATQIKEMMFTFEDIVTLDKNSIAEILKAVDKAELMLALKSAPEELKEKFFSAMSERAREAFEEEMQFLGAVKMKDVEAAQRKIVEVVNQLAEAGTIQMGSSEEMIE
- a CDS encoding LptF/LptG family permease, which translates into the protein MLAFRYISWHYIKYFLIILIALVLFVVGFDYMGSAQDLSKSSANLILIYLVYKSFSAIDILLPIALVFGMISTKIYLIRSNALVSFFSLGYSRVDVLRPFVLVSTAVIVLFIALHAWSNFARAEEFSRNIKKNSQYLSPTRDLFFAYKGKYIYFSKLLPLQETAKNIRVFSVTNESLKEVVVAKSARYIDNYWFIRQADIITKPDDLSLASPGIKVTKAKDLKILEGFRPKMLDQVYEGKVNFTIIDAVDAMLLLNKQNINTDNIKSALYKIFIYPFFVPCLIVIIFFFVPMSVRFLNVSLFTFGAILATLLTWGILFFLIKLANNKVIPSEVGIVLPVAILALLAFFQWYRHRTLLS
- the pheA gene encoding prephenate dehydratase, with translation MKTLDDCREAIDAIDNEMLTLLNKRMKVVQRVGEIKKETGGAIYRPEREKAIIDRLVSLNEKEGGLLNNKAIEAIFLEIFAVARNLELPERIAYLGPEGSFTHQAAESRFGAMSDYLSLNSIASVFKTLESGRAKFAVVPIENSRDGIVGETLDLLAKSPMKIVAELYMPIHMSFATKAEKLEDITKIYSKDKGFGQCREFLNEHGLINVELIPVESTAKAAILAAREPNSAAICSHIAAKLYGLPTLFENIEDAIDNTTRFVILSDFKNSVSENDKTSILVRLKDAVEAGSLVRFLQDFEEEKINLSKIESRPSRDKGGFGYWFYIDFYGHIDEEKIQKVIQKHKDEVTWLGSYVKGEE
- the lysA gene encoding diaminopimelate decarboxylase, coding for MIDFKALADEYGTPLYVYDFDYMSAQYTELKEAFRGRKSIIAYAVKANSNLSVVRHFAKMGSGADCVSIGEVRRALLAGIPAYKIIFSGVGKSDEEIREAIEKDILYINVESEAELDRVEAIAERLDKPSRISIRVNPNIDPQTHPYISTGLHDNKFGVDLSSAKRMYIKAKNSQYLDPVGIHFHIGSQLTQLQPIREAAEIVADLVRSLQAIDIELKFFDVGGGLGVKYDNEETIKPYDYAQAILGTLTALDLTILCEPGRFLTANAGYFVTRVLYEKQNGDKKFVVVDGAMNDLLRPSLYNAYHKIEAITDNNGPVREVDIVGPVCESGDFFAKNYPLPELKRNDLLVIHSAGAYGFGMGSNYNTRGRSAEVAVENSKARLIRKRECFEDLICLEQEFLVD
- the fliF gene encoding flagellar basal-body MS-ring/collar protein FliF, encoding MDFKVLFSQLSVLYAKLTKQQKMIIAAAVIGIVAFLIFLVVFTAKKTSLDRYEVLFDSLTPSEAAKVVEQLDKDNIPYKIEANNVIKVPRDIVYKERISIASLGIPKNRGVGFELFDKQEFGATNFDQKIKHLRALEGELSRTISALSPVEKATVSLALPKETLFVSKQVDPTASVMVQLVEGRMLTSKQIRGIKNLVAAAVPKLKPSNVMLIDSDGVTLGDDDEMAQMSELSIAQQKYKIKEEKKKQEKIIDVIAPFVGGSDKVVAQVTIEFDFSQKNSTSEKYDPENVVRSEQVNEEKREGSAPKEVGGVPGTVSNIGPVQGLASNKMVEKYSKNSGTTNYEVGKTVSTTKSQFARIKRITAAVVVDGKYKPKLDKEGNPTDEMEYVPLDAADINALTSLASRSIGIDPKRGDQISVQNLQFERASVSGGAQGVNKAIAFSETYLAPFSGLLKYLFVFILLFVLYKKVIAPFADKMLEVSKEEEELVAPSLELDEEEGDDLVEKVQKMRKKVEEQLGMGSNFNEDDLKHEVILEKVKTMAEDRPEEVASLLEALLSEESEVPSKERK
- a CDS encoding HAD-IIA family hydrolase, yielding MYFIDVQGTLISDEDKSPIDGSREFIQMLNREHIPYMIITNNTKKASQNFLAYLNRLGFEFDATKYLDPLMLLESRVEKEAVAAYGAKEFLQTLQSMGYKLDYTNPKTVLIAIKEDFSADEYAQMIDFLLDGAKLVGMHETSIYAKNNRRYPGVGAILKMLEFATSCSYDVVGKPSQAFYNEALKRIKRQNPAADFQNITIISDDVKGDLGGAKELGMKTLFVTSGKYKSAEEIVPFLKEANIPDFIYKNMQDILIRHKMEQ